The DNA sequence CTAGTGGAATAAAAAAGTCTAGTTGCCCAAAACaataaacgacgtcgttttagtGAATCAGTCATCAAAAGAGAGACACAGCTAGTTGCAACGGCGTCgttttttttcctcactttctctctctcctctggccCGATTCACCCCAAGCCCGAAATGGGTTTTAAGCCCAGCCTGGAGTCGCCGTGTGCCGCACCTTCTCACCGCCATCACCGGCGACTCCCCTTCACGTCGGCGACTCTCCCAGCCACCACCGATCTCCCCAATACGCAGCGTTACGTCCCCTGTGGTAACCCAACcaaaatgggtgaaacccatttttctGTTGACTTGCACCGCCGTACATGGCCGCCCAACCTCATCGCCACCATCGgcgactccccctcacgctgGCAACCAAACCAGCCACCACTGCTCTCCCCCACgcgcaactctctctctcttgtggtaacccaaccgaaatgagtttcataaatatttatgtCCACTTgtgccgccgtacgcggccattAGGCCACcacacctccaccacctctcgCAGACCCAGCCACCGCgaacctctctctccctctccctctctgtcgCACACTGGCATTCGCATGCAACTTTATTCAAACTTCTTCGACTGTGTTTTCGACTTTGTTCAAGAGACATTGTTCAACACAGTGCAAGAGACTTTGTTCAAACTACTTCAAATGTGTTTGACATGTGAAGTCTCCTCATCCGTacgaaaatatttgaaaagtgttgagaagtgttagttacccaaacacagcccTCCCAATCCCTCCCTCACTCTCAGTCTCTCACACAGCCCTCCCCTCAGCTCTCGCACCGTCACACACAGCCCATCTCGCACGTAGGGGCAGCCACACAACCCCTCTCTTTCTCTGGTATTTTCTCTTCTTGAATCCTCTCTCCCGCATTTCTCTCCTTCATCTTGGACGATTATTCCTGctctaaatttagaaattttctCTCCCTCACCATCGCACATAGTCTCTACGATGATTTggctttggaattttttttttttttttgatgtatttacatttgttttatgatttttatgttgCTGTACATATCTATTTGCTCGTACAGACTGCTTGGTTGGTGAGAAAGCACTAGAAATAACTTAGATTGGAAATGTTGGGTATCACTATATCAAATATAAGTCATTGATGGCTCGATAGAAAACCCATCTAACTAAGCCTCTAACACACgtacttttatttttggatctGGAATTGTCATGAATTTTGTTAATAGTAAGGAGAAGGAACaggttagttttttttttttttttccaaattctattttattatttttttgctttataAGAACTTATTGGGAATTATTGTTGGAGTCTTCCTCCTCTAGTTGTCATATTACTAGCTTATGTAATATGACCTGCAAATATAATTCCTCCAGAAAAGATGTTTCATAAATGGTCATAGTTTActcatttaatataatatatggtcTTTTGGAAGTATTTTTCATGTTGTTTATAGAAAATAAGAAGCTGAATGCTATCGGAATATTTATTATGTGGGCTAGCTGTATGTTAATGCATACGTGattgtagttttttttccttaatttggtTTGAGTTTGGTGATGATGGCCGacagtatgtatatataagttcaGTTTAGTCTACTTGTCGTCAACTACTCAGATATATATGCTAATAAGAGTCACTGTCCTGATGAATTTTGCTATCTGATATTAAAgagggttttgggttttgatatgaatataaatatgtCCAATAATTGCTGGACCTTTCCAGCATATAATTGCAGATCGACCACACTTTCTCTAAAACTTGAAGTCCTGGTTTTTCAATAATTGCAGATGTTTttatagtagtttttttttttaatagattttgttACGACAGATTAACActtgattaaaattaaaaaatcgaaTCGAACTAGATCGGAATCAGTAAAATTAGAAATAACAATTTAAAAGAGTAATCTAtactatatctatttttaaaaatataaaaccaatgtataataatttaattttaaaattgatctAAAATCAAATAGATTATCCAAAGAGAGTCATCCAAGTTTTCATCTATAGTAACACAGACACTCTTCTTCAAATATGAAGCGAAGTGTAGCAAGaatatctattattttattattatttcacccCAACCTAATAATACTTTTCTTCTGTAGCTTTTGGTCTTCCTCACGCAATTTATCTTCACCTTTATTTTTCCTTGTGAGGGTTTCTTCTCCAAGCCTGTTTACAGAAGCAAAATTTCTCTACTATCACAATTTATTTTACAGAAGATCAAGCAAATAAATCTTTTGgtattttctcttcctctagTCGAACGGTAACATCTTCACTATACTTCTCTTCTCACAATTTTTTCCCTCCCAAATACTCATCTCTGTTCTTCTTTAGATTTCTCTTTTTCCGTTCACACACACAGTAAATTTGTCGGTTTGTTCCTCcgttttagggttttttttttttttactagttTGAAATTTGTGAAGCTAGAAATTTGGATGAAATTCGTGCAAGCATTCTGGGTGaaatttgtttggataatggGTGTTATTCCAACACTTCAGAAATTGATTTACTGTAGCTACTTGGAAAATAAAGATGATTTACAACCTTCATTAGATCCTTATTTTGATCAacattcttcatattttaaaaaaaattctattttaaaacatCCATTGGTAGtgctattatatatttataattgtttctAAAAGAGTACTAGCGATGCAGGCAAATGGCAACGCAGAACTGGGGGTTTGGTTTCTGGGGAGTGACCTAATATTGcacgagaaatgatatttattgtcTGTATAAATATCGTACggtcattttaaaatatatatatatatatataaaatttatataaaaaaaattaattttttaataataaattttatttttttaaaaaaaatttatataatatttatatatttcataattatatataacattatccaTACTGCAGGCCATTAAGATCATCATCAAACTTTACGTGATTCATtactccaaaaaataaaaaataaaaagtggtaCACGCTTCACGGGATCAGCACGTCCTTGCTGTTCTTAAGATAAGAAGATAATGGCGGTGGGTCCCCTTTTGAGTTTTGACTTTTATGATTGACAGTGCGGGGGCATGCAAGTGCAACTTTGGTACATTccattaatcatgcatgcaaGTGTAACCGCGCTTGAATCACTTCAGGTCCCACCCACGTTCTCTCTGTCTGCATTTTCGACCGTATTTTCTGTCTAAGCTTTGGTGGCTGTTTTCATTAGATGCTCTTTGTACGGTTACTAACTAGAAGTTTGATTAGATGATAAAACCCGACTAGTTCTGCCGCTAATTTGGTCATCTTCCAGCTTTTATAATCTGGGCGTACGAACCGGATGACAGTCAGGGTCGGGAAATATGATGTACGTACCTACACACCAACGAACCTGATCTCTCTGTCCCTCtaccatttttctctctttcctttttattcatCTTTATTGTGCCTAATTTGATATCAAATCCATTTACATTTACTCTTCTGTTAATTAGAAACTAGGATACTTTGggcctgcatatatatatatatatatgcgttcATCTGTGGTCCTGGCCCATTAATCCATGGTAACTTTTCCCCCAATGTCACCCCTCCCCAGCCCAATTCATGTCCATCCCTGTGGATGCCTTTGTTCGCGACATGGCCGATTTCTTCCTGTACAGGGAGGGAGGCTTGCCCCACTTTTGCgattctgttctgttcttgATTATTTTAAATCCATGGATTGCAGTTTTTGGATATCTTATGAGTACTGATGATCGATATCTAGATCTAACAATTGATATTGTAACCTAGTAATTAGAGACAAGCTCATCAATACTCATGCTTAATTTTGGTGTCATCTTAAATCATTAAGGCCGATTGCATTTCAAGCACTACGGATTAACCTTATGCCAACACAACTCACACttcaaacaaaagcaaaagagTAATACACATGCATTCAGCGTCAAGTCGGCTGCACCACCAGAGTCCAGACTGCATATATACACGGGCGGGAAATATTTCACTGCTgcctttttgtttatttggaaATTCCGCTCTGGGGCCGCCTCGTTGATGTTGAATCTCATACATTTACTCTCTCATTGAGCCTAGCAGCTGCTGCCACTGCCGCCGCTACTCCTCCTGGATGAGTCGCCAGATTAGGATTGTTCCTTAGCTCCGCACTCACCACCCCCTCGGCATCCTGCCGCGTCGCTACCTTGTCCGCAGGCAACTTAGAGGTCGCACCCTgccacatttatatatatacacatgcacGATGGAATCACAAACTTGGAAACCCTTCAATCCTCTATTCTGAAAATAGTAGATATATAGCTCAAAGTTCTACCGCTAAAACATCGCTTAGCTTGATCTTATTCTCATCTCGATCAACTCGCGCATTGTAATTTGCGGCCGACTGAGCCGTGGCTGCAAGCCCTCCTGGGGTGACAACATTAGTACCTGTTGCTCTCACCTCCGCTGCCTGAATGGCAGCGGCGTCGCTCTGATCCACCGGCTTGTTTCCTGCTGATTGTGCAGTGGCTTCCAGTGCTTCACCTATAGTAATTGCACTCTGTTCTATAACCTCAACCGCTGCTTGTTGCACTGCCGTTGGTTCCACGGACTGTCCAACAACCTACCCAGAATTCAGATCAACAAGAATAATGCATTTATAAACAATGTGATCAGCGACTTCTGCAAGAGTTACAGACTACTCATGCGTGTTCGCTTGTGCCAATTAAATCAGAAAGAATTAACTGCATATCCAGTAATTTATAATAACCACCACAATTTTGTAAAACAACAGAAAATGAAATACTTGTCCAGCAACTGATTCGGTGATCATGCGACTTCCAGGGACATCGGTCTCCGTAACGGTGACGCCCAGCTCGCCAGTAACGTCACTGAAATCCCGGTGACCAACAAGACCGGCTCTCTCGTTCCGAGTCGCCGCGGATTGCATGACAGCAGCGGGCCCGCCCTTCTGTTTCTGTCCCAACGCCATTCGTTCAGCGGTCTGCATCATGGCAGCGTCTTGCGGTGCGACAGGCATGGACGCGAGATCACCGGAGACGTTAAAAACGTCGCCGTATCTGATGGGTCGTTCTTTCTCATCTTGAGGCCTGCGTTTCTGTTCCTGGCTCATCTTGTAGCTGGAAAAACTAGGGAAAATTCCACAGATTGGTGAGAGCAGCATGCAGGAAGAACGAATTTATAATATACAAGGGTGCTAGGAAGTTTGGAAGGAATGGAAACGTGGCTATAAGGACACGTGGCATGGAAACAGGCCGACAGAGTTGGTTTATAGCGGTACAAGTGGCAGCTGGATAGCATCGATCGGTCATTGAGCTGTACTTTTGCTTTTACACGTGACAACTTCTTAGCCTTCCTCTCAGCTGAGTCAACCGTGTCTTATCTAAAGTAATCTGGCTTCCCAAACAATTCTTTAACCCCAGCCCTCGAGATTTATTTTGCTAAAAGCACATagtttattttgagattaattaaattacgaatatattttataatattttgctaACAAAAAGCATCGAACGGTGGAGAAGATGGGTTATAAATCATGAAGAAATTCTACTCCCATATTTTACACGCACAGCCAATAGTTCTCACAATTTCAATGATGGacttggtgccaataaaaatcaGTGGAGGAATAGCAATGATGTGGCATTCTAAGGATCAAATAGAATTGGAATCTTTTACAAGATTTCACATATCTGTGAAGGTTTTAGAACCTGAAAATGGAAAGGAATGGGTTCTCACAAGGTTTTATGACAATCCATGTATAgctcttagagcattctcattggcttggtcaaaattgaaaaatgtctaaaatttaaataacttgtGTCAAAAAGACCTCACATTAGATTGgacatctccaaaataatttgaatttctgcTACAGTGATTGGCTAAATATGATGAACCAAAATtaattcaccaaatattaaaatactaatttttcactccaagcaaacaaattaaattaattagaatataattaacatttaacatttagaatataattattattaacatttaataatacttttttaatattaatttaattagaatataattattattaacatttaataatatttttttaatattaattttgttaaaatataattagtattaacatttaataaaactttttttaatattaatttaattagaatataattattattaacatttaataaaacttttttgatattaatttaattagaatataattattattaacatttaataatactttttttaatattaatttaactagaatataattattattaacatttaattggtagaactataaaatgtgataaaaataaatttaattaattaattattaaaatcataatattttagtattatatagaatgtgaatggctaatccaatgtggagattgaatttaaatggaataggcaaatgtaaaaaagtgtgatattggctaaattttgaagatgcatttgcccaaaccaatgagaatgctcttagagaAGGTAGTTGGCAGTTGCTAAGACTTTTGAAACCTATAGATAATAGTCCTGGACTTTGTATTTGTGATTTCAATGAAATGTTGAGCCAACATGACAAGTTTGGGGGAGCGGTAAGACTTAAACACTAGATGGATTCCTTTCAACGAGCCTTGCAAAATTGTGAATTGAATGATTTGGGTTTTATAGGGCCAAAGTACACTTGGTTCAATAGTAGCGATGGCCgtgattttacaaaagaaagattAGACAGAGTCTTTGCTAATGAAATTTGTATCAGTatgttctcaaatttttctGTCACCACCATTCCTGCTTGTAATTCTGATCAtaatcctcttattttaaatctcaaatcaCATTTACAAGAGGAGATAAGAACTATAAGAAAATTTAGATATGAGTATATATAGCTGGGGTAAGCAATTGGAATGCAAATGTATAATTTCGACTGTTTGGAATCAAGGAAACAATATGGCACAATCAGTTTCAATAGTGTCAAATAAGCTTATCAGATGCAAAGATCAACTTCTCAATTGGAGTAGACATCATCTGCAGGAGATTATTAGAAGCATTGAGCATAAAAAACTTCAGCTACATATTTTGCAACAACAAAATGATGGGAATGATCAGCACCATATAAATCAGTTACAGAAAGAGATGTCACTActtttagaagaagaaaatctgaGATGGAAACAAAGAACAAAGGAGAGCTGGCTTAGACATGGAGATAGGAATACCAAATTTTTTCACAATTGTGCAACacagagaaggaaaataaatcatatcaattgcATACAAGATGATGATGGCTTGACTCATAACACCTCACAAGGAATACAACAGATTTTTTAGAGGTATTATACTTCTTTGTTCTCGACTTCCAACCCAACTGGCATAAATGAATGCTTGAATCCTATACAACCAAAGGTTAATGAGGATATGAACAATAAGCTGATGGCAGAATTTACTTTCACAGAGATACAAGAAGCTGTATTGGCATGAATCCCATGAGTTCTCCTGGTCCAGATGGATTTTCTGCAGGATTCTATCAACAGCACTGGGATACAGTGGGCAAAAAGCTTTGTGAGGCAGTGATCCTGGCATTAAAGACAAACAACTAGGATAGCAACATCAATGATACATTTATTGTTCTAATACCTAAGAAGAAATGTCCAACACAGGTCACAGAATTCAGACCAATCAGTTTATGTAATGTAATCTACAAGATCATGGCCAAGGTTCTTGCTAACAAGTTGAAACAAGTCCTACCAGAAATCATTGCTACAACACAGAGTGCCTTTGTCGCTGGAAGACAGATTCTAGACAATTTCATTGTGGCCTTTGAAGTGTTGCACTCAATGAACAGTAgagtaaaagggaaaaaaagttaTATGGCTTTAAAACTACacatgagtaaagcttatgaaAGATTAGAATGGAGCTTTATAGCAGTTGTCATGGGAAAATTGGGTTTTGCAAACTCATGGATAGAGCTCATACTCAACTGTGTTAAGTCAGTTTCCTATTCTCTTTTAATTAATGGAAGTCCTCAGCCTTCTTTTAAGCCTTCGAAGGGAGTAAGACAGGGCGATCCTCTATCAccatatatctttattttatgcTCTGAAGCTTTCACACAAATTCTCAATAGAGCAGAAAGAATGAACCTCATTTCTGGTTTTCCATTGGCAAGGGGTCAGTTATCTATCaatcatttgttttttacagatgatagtattttattttgtcaaGCCTCATCCATTGAATGGAGCAGACTGCAAGGTTTGATTGGACAATATGAGCTTTCATCAGGACAAAGATGAAATAAAGAGAAATCTTCCTTATTTTTTAGCACTAACACAAGGCCAACAGCTATAGATAGCATTCTTAATATAGCAGGTATGAGATCATTATCTTCTTATGAAAGTTATCTAGGATTACCTGTTTTGCTAGGAAAATCAAGAGGAAAGGCTTTCTCGGCTATTCTAGAAAAGGTGAAAGAAAAACTGAACAATTGGAAGTGGAGATTTCTTTCTAGAGTAGGTAAAGAAATTCTTCTTAAATCTGTCATACAAGCCATCCCAACTTATTCAATTGGGGTTTTTAAGCTTCCTAAAGGCCTGTTACATGATCTGAACAAATTGATTAGAGGGTATTGGTGGGGACAAATCAatcaagaaaggaaaataagctGGATTAGCTGGAATCAGATGGGTAAATCAAAAACTGCAGGAGGATTAGATTTTAGAGACTTCGAGAATTTTAATATTGCTTTGTTAGCAAAGCAAGGTTGGAGGTTATTGCAAAACCCAAACTCACTAGCTACCCAGGTGCtacatcttaaatattttccacATTTAGATTTCTTTAATGCTAAGTTAGGCAGTAGTCCTTCTTTCATATGGAGAAGCTTACTAGTGGCTAGACCTCTACTTCAAGAAGGAGCTATTTGGAGGATTGGAAATGGAAATTCTGTTAGAATTTGGACTGATAAGTGGTTGCCAACACCCTCTACCTTTAAGTCTCAAAGTGGTTTTCAGTTTTTTGACAGAGAGGCCAAAGTGGAAATGCTTATTAATCATCAGACTAGAGAGTGGAATACCAATGTTATCAATGATATTTTCTCAAAGGAGAATGCTGATACTATTGTTCAATTGCCTTTAAGTCACTATAACAGGTCTGATCAAATGATTTGGAGGTGTACCAAAAATAGAATGTTCAATGTAAAGAGTGCTTATTACTTGCAGGGAGATATCCTTTACAGTAGGCAGGGACAAAGCTCGAAAGGCAAACTAAATAGAGAGGAATGGACCAAAATTTGGAATCTAGGTATCCCACCAGCCACAAAGAATTTTCTATGGAGGGCTTGTCTTAATATTCTtcctactaaaaaaaatctctgCAAAAAGAAGATCTTATCTGATAATAACTGTCCTATGTGTTTATCAGCACCAGAAACCACAATTCACATTCTTTGACAATGTATCTCTGCTAATGATATTTTGGGGCAGtgctcaaaaaatattcaaaagtgtAATAATACTTGTCAGTGTATGAAAGAACTTCTTGCATATATGTTCAACAAATTACAGCAGGAGGAAATGGAAGAATTAGCTTTGACTCTTTGGAACCTatggaaaagaagaaatgataaGGTGTTCAACAATGTTATGATTGATCCTAAAACAGTTCAACATCGTGTTCAATAGATGTAGCTTGATCTTGCAGTAATAGGAGCCAACACTGAGAATCAACATCATAGCAGAAGTTCTTTGAGGACACAAACATGAGAAGCACCCCCTTCAGGTTTTTGCAAAGTGAATTGAGATGTGGCAGTGGACAAAAAGCATTTCAAGATTGGTATTGGCAGTTTAGTTAGAGATGGGGAAGGTAATTGCTTAGCCACCATGAGAAAGAATCAGTACTTGAATCCAGATCCTTTAATTGTTGAAGCAGTAGGTGCATTGCCAGCAGCTACTTTTGCTCTGGAACTAGGCATGAACAAGATCATATTGGAGGGAGATTCTGAGTTAGTAGTGGCCAGGATCCAGAAGCAAACACTAGATCAAAGCTATTTTGGGATGATCACGTTAGACATAAGGTCTCCAACTAGTATGTTTGATGTTTGTATCACTAAGCATGTTAATAGAGAGGGCAATGTAATAGCTCATACTCTTGCTAAAAATGCTCTTCTTGTTTCTGATTGCATAGTGGAGATGGAGGAAACTCCCCACTGTATAAGAATTATGTACTAGTTTCAGTATCAATGAAATgagtttgtttaaaaaaaaaaaatcagttctAATTCTTCCGACTTTGACCCCCTTAAATAGCTAGCCAAGCCTCTCCACTCTTCAAGCTTCTCGTTCTTAGCTTCATCCACTTCACTTGCACAAAATTCAATACTATTTCAATCACCTTTCggtaatttttcaatttcaaatcacaaagaACGTAGATTTGAATTCAGTAATCAATCTTTTCCTTAAAAGCCATCAGGAACTTGGTCCGAATCTTGCAAAGCAACCAAAGCTTAGCTGCTTCACAATGACACAAACTCATTTTATCCCAGCATTTCAACAAGCCAGACTACTCCGATTATTGATCTAGTTCAACATTCTTGGGTTGGGATTTTTCAGATCGGATCAATCATTTTCTCAAGAGTAATGTTAATACAATTTTAGAATTTGCAAACTCCacacactcattttgaaaaaaaaaataaaatctagtgttacaaaaataattttttttttttttttatataaatctcatatttatccacattttacaaaagaagcACGGGACTTGCCCTATAAATATGGTTTCTCTTTTCTCAAAGACGGATATTGATCAAGTGTTTCACAATtgttttcaaaaagtaaaatccTAACTAAGATGCAGTACTTTTTAGCCAAGATAACAATTTATGTTTTTCATGAAACGCTTGTGAGAAGAATACACACATatccaacataaaaaagtacacattctattttcttttctttttgataataaGTAGAAATACACAAACATTCTAGCATGCGTAGGCCATAACATTCTCTGCAACTTATTGactgaaaagaaaattccactCTGGAGCTCCCTGTTTATTTCTCTGGAGCCAGACTTCCAATCTCCAGTCCATTAcctgcatatttttcaaattcatagaTGATTTAACAAATTTAACCCATTTTACTGATCCTCCACTTATTTTGTCGTCGCACTACGAGGGCTTACCATCGGGATCAAAGAAGAAGACTTGCTTAACCTTCCCATCAGGAAGAGATCTCTCAAAGATTTTGATTTCCTTTTCCTGCAAGGCCAACTTACATTCAGCCGAACATGATCATAGAATAAACACACATGCCACTCCTTTGTGATTGTTAATATAACTAGACTTGCCGACTGTCTCAAAACATTTGCTTAAATTTCCAACCGTTCCAAACCCAGAAAACAGACAGAATTCTAAGATTCTTTTTTGGGGCAAAGGCTTCTATCCATACCTCTTCCAGTTGACACCATAAGTTACTCTTCTAAGATGATACACGCTGCCAGCATAAGAGGCCATAAACTTAGTCATATGAGCGGTCTCCCAGCACACAATTTTGGCTTTTCCATTCCcagttatgaaaattattttcaatttatacaatttttctcTTATGTCAGTTCGACCGTCTTAACCATTGACAAATGCGGATTATTATCTTACAATTTAAATCGAAtcgatgttgaaatttttagactttattttcagttaatttgtttaagaaaaGTTGAAAGATCCTCTGGAGGTGGCCATCATTGAGGTGGAATATACTGAGATGAAATAAATCtgaataatttaaatacaaataataaattattgttatgatatatgtaaatttaaatcgttACGAGTGATGCTGACAGAGAATTTAATGTATGAAATCATCGCCGCTTGTTAGAAGAGatggaatttattatttattttatgaataaaggTTTATATAAGAGAGGGAGGTGGGGGGGTACCTTAAGAGCTCGCACAACAGATTCGAAATTGGAGACGGAGAAGCAGATATGGTGACCTCTGGGGAGATGACTGGGGTCGGCGACGGGTGACGTGGCGCTCCAGGGACCTTCTGGAAGCCTCGAGCTAGGGTTCCTCTCGATGAGGTGGATTTGAACGGAAGCCAGATTCAACCATATGACCTT is a window from the Juglans regia cultivar Chandler chromosome 7, Walnut 2.0, whole genome shotgun sequence genome containing:
- the LOC109007292 gene encoding late embryogenesis abundant protein D-34-like, whose amino-acid sequence is MLLSPICGIFPSFSSYKMSQEQKRRPQDEKERPIRYGDVFNVSGDLASMPVAPQDAAMMQTAERMALGQKQKGGPAAVMQSAATRNERAGLVGHRDFSDVTGELGVTVTETDVPGSRMITESVAGQVVGQSVEPTAVQQAAVEVIEQSAITIGEALEATAQSAGNKPVDQSDAAAIQAAEVRATGTNVVTPGGLAATAQSAANYNARVDRDENKIKLSDVLAGATSKLPADKVATRQDAEGVVSAELRNNPNLATHPGGVAAAVAAAARLNERVNV
- the LOC109007291 gene encoding lactoylglutathione lyase-like, with the translated sequence MAASVAKGASLSHISRESSDIRRLANFYKEIFGFEEIESPDFVEFKVIWLNLASVQIHLIERNPSSRLPEGPWSATSPVADPSHLPRGHHICFSVSNFESVVRALKEKEIKIFERSLPDGKVKQVFFFDPDGNGLEIGSLAPEK